Proteins encoded in a region of the Vicia villosa cultivar HV-30 ecotype Madison, WI linkage group LG5, Vvil1.0, whole genome shotgun sequence genome:
- the LOC131602743 gene encoding uncharacterized protein LOC131602743 → MGDEELDRETNLAGVPTGASRLRRAVELISSLLSLSLSIRVFAGKWQLIRNKLEELLSGLIAAENCDSGENPSLSRLVTSIVATVNECHDLGQRCVDVAYSGKLLMQSDLDVAFAKLDGVVRRLSEIYKTGILTNGFALVVSKPSLGASKEDMRFYVRDVLTRMKIGDMGMKKMALRNLLEVVVEDEKYVKVIVVDVSDVVHVLVGFLGSGEVEIQEESAKVVSVVVGFDSYKGVLVSAGVIAPLVRVLDCGSELGKVAAARCLMKLTENSDNAWAVSAHGGVTALLNICGNDDCKGDLVAPACGVLRNLVGVEEVKRFMVEEDAVATFIRLVKSKEEAIQVNSIGFIQNIACGDELIREKVIRDGGIRALLRVLDPKWSYSLKTKVIAMRAIESLCFTSSSSVSILMSYGFVDQLLYYVRNGEVSIQELALKVAFRLCGTSEEAKKAMGDAGFMAEFVKFLNAKSYEVREMAAEALSGMVMVPRNRKRFVQDDHNIALLLQLLDPEEGNSGNKKFLISILMSLTSCNSGRKKIVTSGYAKNIDRLAEVEVSSDAKKLVKKLSTNRFRSMLNGIWHS, encoded by the coding sequence ATGGGTGATGAAGAGTTAGACAGAGAAACCAACCTGGCCGGAGTACCTACCGGAGCTTCCCGTCTCCGGCGGGCTGTGGAACTCATTTCTTCATTACTATCCCTTTCTCTGTCTATCAGAGTCTTCGCCGGAAAATGGCAACTGATTCGGAACAAGCTTGAGGAGCTTCTTTCGGGTTTAATCGCCGCCGAGAATTGCGATTCCGGTGAGAACCCGTCGTTATCGAGGTTAGTGACTTCGATAGTTGCGACTGTAAATGAGTGTCACGATCTAGGTCAGCGTTGCGTCGATGTTGCGTATAGTGGGAAGTTGTTGATGCAGAGTGATTTGGACGTGGCGTTTGCGAAGCTTGATGGGGTTGTGAGGAGGCTTTCGGAGATATATAAAACGGGGATTTTGACGAATGGGTTTGCGCTTGTGGTTTCAAAACCGAGTCTTGGTGCTTCTAAGGAGGATATGAGGTTTTATGTGAGAGATGTTTTGACGAGGATGAAGATTGGTGATATGGGTATGAAGAAAATGGCTTTGAGGAATCTTCTTGAGGTTGTGGTTGAGGATGAGAAGTATGTGAAGGTGATTGTTGTGGATGTGAGTGATGTTGTTCATGTGCTTGTGGGGTTTTTGGGTTCTGGTGAGGTGGAGATTCAAGAGGAGAGTGCTAAGGTTGTTTCTGTGGTTGTGGGTTTTGATTCGTATAAAGGGGTTTTGGTTAGTGCGGGTGTGATTGCGCCGTTGGTTCGGGTTTTGGATTGTGGGAGTGAGTTGGGGAAAGTTGCGGCcgcaaggtgtttgatgaaattgaCGGAGAATTCGGATAATGCTTGGGCTGTTTCTGCTCATGGCGGTGTTACTGCGTTGTTGAATATTTGTGGGAATGATGATTGTAAAGGGGATTTGGTTGCTCCTGCTTGTGGGGTGTTGAGAAATCTTGTTGGTGTTGAGGAGGTTAAGAGGTTTATGGTAGAAGAGGATGCTGTGGCGACGTTTATAAGGCTTGTGAAATCGAAGGAGGAAGCGATTCAGGTGAATTCGATAGGATTCATTCAGAATATTGCCTGTGGAGATGAGTTGATTAGGGAAAAGGTGATTAGAGACGGCGGAATCCGAGCTTTGTTACGTGTTTTGGATCCGAAATGGTCGTATTCTTTGAAAACAAAGGTAATAGCAATGAGGGCTATTGAAAGTTTGTGTTTTACATCATCTAGCTCTGTAAGTATTTTAATGAGTTACGGTTTCGTGGATCAATTACTATATTATGTTCGAAACGGTGAAGTTTCAATTCAAGAGTTGGCATTGAAAGTGGCGTTTAGATTATGCGGAACATCCGAAGAGGCTAAGAAAGCAATGGGCGACGCCGGTTTCATGGCAGAGTTTGTTAAGTTTCTGAACGCAAAATCATACGAAGTTCGCGAAATGGCAGCTGAAGCACTCTCTGGCATGGTCATGGTACCTCGAAATCGGAAGCGATTCGTGCAGGACGACCATAACATAGCCCTGCTTCTGCAATTGCTCGATCCAGAAGAGGGAAATTCAGGTAACAAGAAGTTCTTAATCTCAATCTTAATGTCATTGACAAGTTGCAATAGTGGGAGAAAAAAGATTGTTACTTCTGGTTATGCCAAAAACATAGACAGACTAGCAGAAGTCGAAGTTTCTTCCGATGCTAAAAAACTTGTCAAGAAACTATCCACAAACCGGTTCCGCAGTATGTTGAACGGAATCTGGCACTCATGA